Proteins co-encoded in one uncultured Draconibacterium sp. genomic window:
- a CDS encoding creatininase family protein — MNAKPYVLEQTNWKQVKTQKYDVAILPWGATEPHNYHLPYGTDSLETAKIAEQAAGKAWEKGAKIMVLPVIPLGAQNMGQIDMPFCLHTKPSTQLVILKDLLTALSCQGIKKLVLMNGHGGNDFKPLVRELQPQFPDVFISLVEWFRMLNQEDYFEKAGDHANEMETSMIMHFFPDLVRPLDEAGDGKARAFKLGGLKNKTAWAPRQWDKVSADTGVGNPKKATAEKGKKFVDDVTTLIADYFVELAACDLGDMYE; from the coding sequence GTCAAAACTCAGAAATACGACGTGGCTATTTTGCCTTGGGGAGCCACCGAGCCACACAACTACCATTTGCCCTATGGAACGGATTCGCTGGAGACGGCTAAAATTGCCGAGCAGGCAGCGGGTAAGGCCTGGGAAAAAGGCGCAAAAATAATGGTGCTTCCGGTAATTCCGCTGGGCGCACAAAACATGGGGCAGATTGATATGCCGTTTTGTTTGCACACCAAACCATCTACGCAACTTGTAATTTTGAAAGACTTGTTAACTGCTCTAAGTTGTCAGGGAATAAAAAAGCTGGTGCTGATGAATGGTCATGGCGGAAATGATTTTAAGCCGCTGGTGCGCGAACTACAACCTCAGTTTCCCGATGTGTTTATTTCGCTCGTAGAGTGGTTTCGGATGCTCAATCAGGAGGATTATTTTGAGAAAGCCGGTGACCATGCTAACGAAATGGAAACAAGTATGATTATGCATTTTTTTCCCGACTTGGTAAGGCCGCTTGATGAGGCTGGCGATGGAAAAGCAAGAGCCTTTAAATTGGGAGGGCTAAAAAATAAAACGGCCTGGGCACCCCGTCAGTGGGATAAAGTTTCGGCCGACACTGGTGTTGGAAACCCCAAAAAAGCCACTGCCGAAAAAGGTAAGAAGTTTGTGGACGATGTAACCACACTAATAGCAGATTATTTTGTGGAATTAGCAGCTTGCGATTTGGGTGATATGTATGAATGA
- the pepE gene encoding dipeptidase PepE — MKLLLISNSTMPGEPYLDYPKNEIKKILGEESVTAVFIPYAAVTFSFDTYCEKVEERFAEVGHHIKGIHTFKNPVKAIEEAEAIVVGGGNTWQLVRMMHDQKLMNPIRERVYNGAPYIGWSAGSNVACPTLRTTNDMPIIDPLGFDCINMVPFQINPHYLDANPEGHGGETREQRIAEFLEVNPTCYVAGLREGTMFKVEDDKLELIGERSCRIFKKGQEPYELKAGDDFSFLLP, encoded by the coding sequence ATGAAGTTATTACTGATAAGCAACTCAACGATGCCGGGCGAACCTTACCTGGATTATCCGAAAAACGAGATAAAAAAAATTCTGGGCGAAGAGTCGGTAACTGCAGTTTTTATTCCGTATGCAGCCGTTACTTTTTCGTTTGATACCTATTGCGAAAAAGTGGAAGAGCGTTTTGCCGAAGTGGGGCATCACATTAAAGGTATTCATACATTTAAAAATCCGGTGAAAGCAATTGAAGAAGCCGAAGCCATTGTTGTTGGTGGTGGAAACACCTGGCAACTGGTGCGTATGATGCATGATCAGAAGTTAATGAACCCGATTCGCGAACGCGTATACAACGGAGCTCCGTACATTGGCTGGAGTGCCGGATCGAACGTGGCCTGCCCAACATTGCGCACCACCAACGATATGCCAATCATCGATCCGCTGGGATTTGACTGTATAAATATGGTACCGTTCCAGATCAATCCGCACTACCTGGATGCCAATCCTGAAGGGCATGGAGGAGAAACCCGTGAGCAGCGAATAGCTGAATTCCTTGAGGTTAATCCAACGTGTTACGTGGCAGGGTTGCGCGAAGGAACCATGTTTAAAGTGGAAGACGATAAATTGGAGCTTATAGGAGAGAGGAGTTGTCGTATCTTTAAAAAAGGACAGGAGCCTTACGAGTTAAAAGCCGGCGACGATTTTAGCTTTTTACTGCCATAA
- a CDS encoding thioredoxin family protein, whose amino-acid sequence MVKHIKTIIVSLVMILPMVLNAQEQKIYDTTADAKQDIAEAVEAAQKSNKHVFLQIGGNWCPWCIKFHNFVHDNEELSSFMKDNFEVVKVNYDQNNRQEELLQELEFPQRFGFPVFVILDASGKRIHTQNSAFLEKDKSYDKDKILHFLKNWSPTALDPALYKK is encoded by the coding sequence ATGGTGAAACACATTAAAACAATAATAGTTAGCCTGGTAATGATTTTACCAATGGTATTAAACGCACAGGAACAAAAGATTTACGATACCACAGCTGATGCAAAACAAGACATCGCTGAAGCTGTTGAAGCAGCACAAAAATCAAACAAACATGTATTTCTGCAAATTGGCGGAAACTGGTGCCCGTGGTGTATCAAATTTCACAATTTCGTTCATGATAATGAAGAGCTCAGTTCATTTATGAAAGACAACTTTGAGGTAGTAAAAGTAAACTACGATCAAAACAACCGCCAGGAAGAACTGCTGCAAGAACTTGAATTTCCACAACGTTTCGGATTCCCTGTTTTTGTTATACTTGATGCATCGGGTAAACGTATCCACACGCAAAACTCGGCCTTTTTAGAAAAGGATAAAAGTTACGACAAAGACAAGATCCTACATTTTCTAAAAAACTGGTCGCCAACTGCTTTAGATCCGGCGCTGTACAAAAAATAA
- a CDS encoding glycoside hydrolase family 32 protein, whose amino-acid sequence MNFLSTTLFSIALLISLPAQKKEQKLYDELYRPQFHFTPEKNWHNDPNGLVFYDNEYHMFYQYNPNGNEWGYMHWGHTISTDLLHWQQLPLAVYPDEGSTDKERCTAYSGSAIVDENNLLGKQSGSNKTLVAFYTSQHCGQRIAYSTDKGRTWEKYEGNPIIPLDENDDARDPKVFWHEGSGKWVMALYRKSGDDESTKGVSFYTSTNLTDWSWESHINGFYECPDLVKFQVTNRPDETKWVLFDGDGSYFIGSFDGKSFIPETAKMKSDWGKNYYATQTWSNIPESDGRIIQIAWMRGGKFPDMPFNGQMSFPCELSVTKFDYGYQLVRKPISEIEKLHSKHYSWEDKNVYPGLNDNKLKKVSGDCLHIIGEFDLKTTDNFGFMLRNSNKSAGTEILYNAKRETLTVLGCTVPLPPVNHTIKLEILLDRSSIEIFANDGKKVISNCFTPAEKATDVILFTNGGELGINKIDVYEMNSIWEEE is encoded by the coding sequence ATGAACTTTTTATCAACAACCTTATTCTCTATTGCTCTGCTGATTAGCCTCCCGGCACAAAAAAAAGAACAAAAACTTTACGATGAACTTTACCGGCCACAATTCCATTTTACGCCGGAAAAGAACTGGCATAACGATCCGAACGGGCTGGTTTTTTACGATAATGAATACCACATGTTTTATCAATATAACCCAAACGGAAACGAATGGGGATACATGCACTGGGGCCATACTATAAGTACCGATTTACTTCATTGGCAACAACTTCCGCTTGCCGTTTACCCCGATGAAGGCTCGACCGACAAAGAAAGATGCACCGCCTATTCAGGCTCAGCAATTGTTGATGAAAACAACCTGCTTGGCAAACAAAGCGGAAGCAACAAAACACTGGTGGCTTTTTATACCAGCCAGCATTGCGGACAGCGCATTGCCTACAGCACAGATAAAGGTAGAACCTGGGAGAAATACGAAGGCAATCCAATAATTCCGTTAGATGAAAATGACGATGCCCGCGACCCAAAAGTATTCTGGCACGAAGGAAGTGGAAAATGGGTAATGGCACTTTACCGCAAGTCGGGCGACGACGAAAGCACCAAGGGAGTTTCGTTTTATACTTCTACAAATCTTACTGACTGGAGTTGGGAAAGTCATATTAATGGTTTTTACGAGTGCCCCGACCTGGTAAAATTCCAGGTTACCAACCGTCCCGATGAAACCAAATGGGTACTTTTCGATGGCGACGGTAGCTATTTTATTGGCAGTTTCGATGGCAAATCATTTATCCCTGAAACAGCAAAAATGAAAAGCGATTGGGGAAAAAATTATTACGCCACACAAACCTGGAGCAATATTCCCGAGTCGGATGGCCGCATTATACAAATTGCATGGATGCGAGGCGGTAAATTTCCTGATATGCCTTTTAACGGACAAATGTCGTTTCCTTGCGAACTGTCGGTTACCAAATTCGATTATGGCTACCAACTCGTACGCAAACCAATTTCAGAAATTGAAAAATTGCATAGCAAGCATTATTCGTGGGAAGACAAAAACGTTTACCCCGGGCTTAACGACAACAAACTAAAAAAGGTATCGGGCGATTGCCTGCACATTATTGGCGAATTTGACCTGAAAACAACCGATAATTTTGGTTTTATGCTTCGCAACAGCAACAAGTCGGCCGGAACAGAGATTCTGTATAATGCAAAACGGGAAACGCTAACCGTACTTGGTTGCACCGTACCACTTCCGCCTGTAAACCATACAATTAAACTGGAAATATTGCTTGACCGCTCCTCTATTGAAATATTTGCCAACGACGGAAAAAAAGTGATTAGCAACTGTTTCACTCCAGCCGAAAAAGCAACCGACGTTATACTTTTCACCAACGGCGGAGAACTGGGAATTAACAAAATCGATGTTTACGAAATGAATTCAATCTGGGAAGAAGAATAA
- a CDS encoding T9SS type A sorting domain-containing protein: protein MSKYYTLLSLLILVALSSSAQMKSYTQSIKVPHPVCYGSGEVERVRIAPPAEFLLKSAGAAKSEIIVDYNDFTPEAQEAFAYAVSIWESIIESDVPIRMQANWSDNLETNVLGNCGPEAYYKDFKDAPFKGRYYPVAIAEKIAKREMNGESRYDMIANFSSKIDWYYGTDMNCPNTLYDLVSVVMHEIGHGLGFTGFLFVDSNNEYGAYGNIEFGEATSFDLLVEKGEIDGKQLVDTSFFENVSSELKRALISNDLYANSTIAQNRNDGLKPKLYTPLTFNAGSSIYHLDDNTYGHTSENSLMTHAIGMAEAIHDPGPITKGIMDDIGWKNIFIRFDQVKDIEELKPLVFSGWFESDYGVKAGTPKVIYSLDEFKSHSDTLNLIDTEGDGTYSVTYVPEAGTDRISYYIEVQDTMNRMRTAPALASTEFYTIHVGTDTQKPVIAHDEIDYFLLLNEEQQLVADISDNLGVDTAYVQYFINGEAQEPFALQRDFADEYIGNFPFDLNTLADGDEITYAIFAIDAANIPNSTRLPADAESYFSFKIEDIFGAVSYYSNDFNSETPDFLLSDFDIYTAPDFDNGALHSQHPYPAPEIDNGELEFATLLKKPIIIKDKGTMNFTEVVLVEPGDSTSVYGDSDFYDYVIVEGSKNNGDNWYPLADGYDSSDQPVWQTNYEKGIPRGGQDSETMGTADWFVNRSITLTDNDYFVAGDTILIRFRLYSDPYATGWGWAIDNLEIQRPVSADITLLSPGEINVYPNPFTDNITVKISAVQKESQLQIELYNVVGQKIYTTEEQGVIGEYSDEISLSGYGNGMYLMKVSQDGQTVLTKKLIKN, encoded by the coding sequence ATGAGCAAGTATTATACATTGTTAAGTTTGTTGATTCTTGTAGCGCTATCCTCAAGTGCACAAATGAAGAGTTACACCCAAAGCATAAAAGTGCCACATCCGGTTTGTTACGGATCAGGCGAAGTCGAAAGGGTGCGAATAGCGCCGCCTGCCGAGTTTCTTCTGAAATCAGCCGGAGCAGCAAAATCAGAAATAATAGTCGACTATAACGATTTTACACCCGAGGCGCAGGAGGCGTTTGCCTATGCTGTTAGTATCTGGGAGTCGATTATTGAATCGGATGTGCCAATACGGATGCAAGCTAACTGGAGCGACAATTTGGAAACGAATGTTTTGGGCAATTGCGGTCCCGAAGCCTATTACAAAGATTTTAAGGATGCTCCTTTCAAAGGACGTTATTATCCGGTTGCCATAGCCGAAAAAATTGCCAAAAGAGAGATGAATGGGGAGAGCCGTTACGATATGATCGCAAATTTTAGCAGCAAGATTGACTGGTATTATGGTACTGATATGAATTGCCCGAATACTCTTTACGATTTGGTCTCTGTTGTAATGCACGAAATTGGTCACGGTCTTGGATTTACCGGCTTCCTTTTTGTTGATAGCAATAACGAATACGGAGCTTATGGAAACATTGAGTTTGGGGAAGCTACTTCGTTTGATCTTTTAGTGGAAAAGGGAGAAATTGATGGAAAGCAGCTTGTTGATACTTCATTTTTTGAAAATGTTAGCAGTGAGTTGAAAAGAGCACTCATTTCAAATGATCTGTATGCGAATAGTACTATTGCACAAAACAGGAATGATGGACTTAAACCAAAACTTTATACACCGCTTACTTTTAATGCCGGATCAAGTATTTATCATTTGGATGACAATACCTATGGCCATACAAGTGAAAATTCGCTGATGACCCACGCCATCGGAATGGCCGAAGCCATTCATGATCCTGGCCCGATAACCAAAGGTATAATGGACGATATTGGTTGGAAGAATATCTTTATTCGTTTCGATCAGGTTAAAGATATTGAAGAACTAAAACCATTGGTTTTTAGCGGATGGTTTGAAAGTGATTATGGTGTAAAAGCCGGAACACCTAAAGTTATATATTCATTAGACGAGTTTAAAAGCCATTCGGATACGCTTAATTTAATTGATACGGAAGGTGACGGAACGTATTCAGTAACTTATGTGCCCGAAGCTGGTACCGATAGAATCTCGTACTATATCGAAGTACAAGACACAATGAATCGCATGCGAACTGCTCCTGCATTGGCATCAACTGAGTTTTATACAATTCATGTTGGTACCGATACCCAAAAGCCTGTTATTGCGCACGACGAAATTGATTATTTTCTATTATTGAATGAAGAGCAGCAGTTGGTTGCGGATATTAGCGATAATCTGGGTGTTGATACAGCTTATGTGCAATATTTTATCAATGGAGAAGCACAGGAACCTTTTGCATTGCAAAGAGATTTTGCAGATGAATATATTGGCAATTTCCCTTTTGACCTGAATACCTTAGCTGATGGAGATGAGATTACTTATGCTATTTTTGCCATCGATGCAGCAAACATTCCGAATAGCACAAGACTGCCAGCCGATGCAGAAAGCTATTTCTCGTTTAAAATTGAGGACATTTTTGGTGCGGTTAGTTATTATTCAAACGATTTTAACTCAGAAACACCTGATTTCCTTCTTTCTGATTTTGATATTTATACGGCTCCTGATTTCGACAATGGAGCGCTGCATAGCCAACATCCGTATCCGGCGCCCGAAATTGACAACGGGGAACTGGAGTTTGCAACCTTGCTGAAGAAACCAATAATAATTAAAGATAAGGGAACCATGAACTTTACGGAAGTGGTTTTGGTTGAGCCGGGAGACTCAACTTCGGTATATGGCGACAGCGATTTTTACGATTATGTGATTGTTGAGGGCAGTAAAAATAACGGAGACAACTGGTATCCACTTGCCGATGGTTACGATTCGTCAGATCAGCCTGTGTGGCAAACAAATTACGAAAAAGGAATACCAAGAGGTGGACAAGACTCCGAAACCATGGGGACGGCCGACTGGTTTGTAAATCGATCGATCACTTTAACCGATAACGATTACTTTGTTGCCGGTGATACGATTCTGATTCGTTTCCGGTTGTATTCCGATCCTTACGCAACAGGCTGGGGGTGGGCAATTGATAATCTGGAGATTCAACGACCGGTATCAGCCGATATTACCTTGTTGTCGCCGGGAGAGATCAACGTTTACCCAAATCCCTTTACCGATAATATTACGGTGAAGATTTCAGCTGTTCAGAAAGAGTCACAACTTCAAATTGAACTTTATAACGTTGTAGGACAAAAAATATATACCACAGAAGAACAAGGAGTGATTGGCGAGTATTCCGATGAAATTAGTCTCTCTGGATACGGAAATGGTATGTACCTAATGAAAGTGAGTCAAGACGGGCAAACTGTGCTTACAAAAAAGTTAATTAAAAACTAA
- a CDS encoding T9SS type A sorting domain-containing protein, whose product MRHLIITALVLVGAFYARAEQSDQERIKKINAPINIASEESKKSFIAPHETNLKSGSVLNSDFQVEFVNFPENAKPAFLYAVSIYENLISSPVPVKVRATWNGLGNNVLASSAPGSMYRNFKGARLGNVYYPVALAEKLAEKELNGTEADIECTFSSSINWYFGTNGDCPSNEYDFVTVVLHELVHGLGFIGFFGVENNQGIIDNSANAPSIYDVYVYNQQNEQIADENLFSRPSATLAEQLLSNNLVLKNQGNSESVKVYAPQSWNIGTSIYHYPENEFGGGDANALMTPFISRGEAIHYPGDKTMDVLAQLGWKSVSFDGFEIKDFEESCEKLPVFVEVGGEMDIDQSSVKITFSTDNFATSQTVSLAYNSNTNQFEGDLPLNNTTGKIFYYYEAKTTGNVVYSYPERAPEQKLSFRIGDDYYPPVLQHNPEKLVNANSPVMNFAAVASDNVGINRVEVQYRINGQDQEPFILSKKGADNYAGKLEFPTQLFSDDVVEYSIVAIDNTSRENQRRMPASGYYNVSVFEASEALTGYFNNFDSPNTDFEISDFEVTLPAGFTSGNLHTINPYPESQTDNQKYNLLAQLKYPIVLEENGLMSFDEVVLVEPGVEGTVYTEEQFWDFVIVEASKNNGKSWLPITDGYDSSVDDLWSSQFTGSLKSAVSQASGAENMFLKQTINLTDNTGFEAGDTVIFRFRLASDKATTGWGWAIDNLSIQQVTTDVNEELASSEVSIYPNPFKSSIYIDGFRSDVADDVEVTITDLYGKTVHRETLYNASYSGKIKIDLPNVAPGVYMASISDNNLNTITQKIIKN is encoded by the coding sequence ATGAGACATTTAATTATTACCGCCCTGGTATTAGTTGGCGCTTTTTATGCCAGGGCTGAGCAATCCGATCAGGAAAGGATCAAAAAGATCAATGCCCCGATTAACATTGCTTCCGAAGAGAGTAAAAAATCATTTATTGCACCCCATGAAACAAACTTAAAATCCGGATCGGTATTAAATTCCGATTTTCAGGTGGAGTTTGTGAACTTTCCTGAAAATGCAAAACCTGCATTTTTGTACGCCGTATCAATTTACGAGAACTTGATTTCGTCGCCCGTACCGGTTAAAGTACGAGCAACATGGAACGGGTTGGGAAATAATGTATTGGCGAGTAGTGCACCAGGCAGTATGTACCGTAATTTTAAAGGAGCAAGACTCGGTAATGTATATTATCCTGTTGCGCTGGCTGAAAAACTTGCCGAAAAAGAATTGAACGGAACAGAAGCCGATATTGAGTGTACGTTTAGCAGCTCAATTAACTGGTATTTTGGCACCAACGGAGATTGTCCGTCAAACGAGTACGATTTTGTAACCGTTGTGTTACACGAATTGGTACATGGTTTGGGATTTATTGGTTTCTTCGGTGTGGAAAACAATCAGGGAATTATTGACAACAGCGCGAATGCTCCTAGTATTTACGATGTATATGTTTATAATCAGCAAAACGAACAAATTGCCGATGAGAATTTATTCTCACGTCCGTCAGCAACACTTGCAGAGCAATTGCTTTCGAATAACCTTGTATTGAAAAACCAGGGTAATTCTGAATCGGTAAAAGTATATGCTCCTCAAAGCTGGAACATTGGAACAAGTATTTACCATTATCCTGAAAATGAATTTGGCGGGGGAGATGCTAACGCATTGATGACTCCTTTTATTAGTAGAGGAGAAGCCATTCATTACCCGGGTGATAAAACAATGGATGTTTTGGCACAGTTGGGATGGAAGTCGGTTAGTTTTGATGGGTTCGAGATTAAGGATTTCGAAGAATCATGTGAGAAACTTCCTGTGTTTGTTGAGGTAGGAGGCGAAATGGATATCGATCAATCATCCGTAAAAATCACTTTTTCAACCGATAACTTTGCAACATCACAAACAGTAAGTCTTGCCTACAATAGCAATACAAATCAGTTTGAAGGAGATTTACCACTGAATAACACAACTGGTAAAATATTTTATTACTACGAGGCAAAAACTACAGGAAATGTAGTGTACAGCTATCCTGAACGTGCACCGGAGCAAAAACTTAGTTTCCGCATAGGCGACGACTATTATCCACCGGTATTGCAGCATAATCCGGAAAAACTGGTAAACGCAAATAGCCCTGTAATGAACTTTGCAGCTGTTGCAAGCGATAATGTTGGAATAAACAGAGTTGAGGTTCAGTACCGTATTAACGGACAAGATCAGGAACCATTTATTTTATCAAAAAAGGGTGCAGATAATTACGCCGGGAAACTCGAATTTCCTACTCAATTATTTAGCGACGATGTTGTTGAGTATAGCATTGTAGCTATCGACAATACATCGCGAGAGAACCAACGCCGTATGCCAGCAAGTGGATATTATAACGTTTCAGTATTTGAAGCAAGTGAAGCATTGACTGGGTACTTTAATAATTTTGATTCGCCAAATACCGATTTCGAAATTTCTGATTTTGAAGTAACCTTACCGGCTGGTTTCACAAGTGGTAATTTGCACACTATAAATCCATATCCTGAATCACAAACCGATAATCAAAAATACAACCTGCTTGCCCAGTTAAAATATCCGATTGTTCTTGAAGAAAATGGTCTAATGAGTTTTGATGAGGTAGTTTTGGTAGAACCGGGCGTAGAAGGAACAGTTTATACCGAAGAGCAGTTTTGGGATTTTGTAATCGTAGAGGCAAGTAAAAACAATGGAAAAAGTTGGTTACCTATTACAGATGGTTACGACTCAAGTGTTGATGATCTTTGGAGTTCGCAATTTACAGGTTCGTTAAAAAGTGCGGTGTCGCAGGCATCCGGAGCAGAGAACATGTTCCTGAAACAAACGATAAACCTAACTGACAACACAGGTTTTGAAGCAGGCGACACCGTGATTTTTCGTTTTCGGTTAGCATCCGATAAAGCGACTACCGGTTGGGGATGGGCTATCGATAACCTCTCTATTCAGCAAGTTACCACTGATGTTAATGAAGAGTTGGCTTCCAGTGAGGTAAGCATTTACCCAAATCCGTTTAAAAGCAGCATCTATATCGACGGGTTCCGCTCGGATGTGGCAGATGATGTTGAAGTAACGATTACCGACTTATACGGTAAAACTGTGCATCGCGAAACACTTTACAATGCGTCCTATTCAGGCAAAATAAAAATCGATCTTCCTAATGTAGCTCCCGGAGTTTACATGGCAAGTATATCAGATAATAATTTAAATACAATTACTCAAAAAATCATAAAAAATTAG
- a CDS encoding TrkA C-terminal domain-containing protein, with protein sequence MELLGNSYFALFVIIALGFIVGRIKVFGLSLDVSAVIFVALVFGHYGVVIPKDFQYLGLVLFIFTIGIQAGPGFFESFKKEGRQLAGFASLLIVLASVITVLVISIFKIDSNIAVGLLTGSLTSTPGLAAAIDYTGSPLASIGYGVGYPFGVIGVILFIRFLPKILGTSIAKAEEEHLAVLKDEFPEVIRRNFVVENENVVGKTIGELRIRFMTKAVVSRVVHDGVAVTPNPKTLLLKGDFIKAVGTEEALRNVELLIGSQTEQEISIDAKYDVRSVLVTNKEVVNKTIGQINLLYTYGATITRIRRAGINIVPSPDSKLHFGDKLVIASSRANMDMVSKIFGNDQKRLSDTDILPVALGIILGVLVGKISIAMGTFSFSLGLTGGVLIVALVLSRIGKTGPVLWTMTGAANQLVRQFGLLLFLAAVGTGAGQKIVETFNQYGIELFLCGGAITILPMIAAGIFGKYLFKMNILTLLGAISGSMTSTPGLAAADSMTDSNAHSIAYATVYPVAMVLLIICVQLITMFF encoded by the coding sequence ATGGAACTTCTCGGAAATAGTTATTTTGCTCTCTTTGTAATTATTGCATTGGGCTTTATCGTTGGCCGGATCAAGGTTTTTGGTCTGTCGCTTGATGTCTCGGCAGTAATTTTTGTAGCCCTTGTTTTTGGTCACTACGGTGTTGTTATTCCAAAAGATTTTCAGTACCTCGGTTTGGTGCTGTTTATTTTTACTATTGGAATTCAGGCAGGTCCCGGTTTCTTCGAGTCGTTTAAGAAAGAAGGGAGGCAACTGGCCGGATTTGCCTCGTTGCTTATTGTGCTGGCCTCTGTAATAACTGTTCTTGTTATCTCAATTTTTAAAATTGATTCCAATATTGCGGTTGGATTATTAACCGGTTCGTTAACCAGTACGCCAGGTTTAGCTGCGGCAATTGATTATACTGGCTCGCCGCTGGCTTCCATCGGTTATGGTGTGGGGTATCCTTTTGGTGTAATAGGGGTAATTTTGTTCATTCGTTTCCTTCCAAAAATATTGGGCACTTCAATTGCTAAAGCTGAAGAAGAACATCTTGCGGTTTTGAAAGATGAATTTCCGGAGGTAATTAGGCGCAATTTTGTGGTTGAAAACGAAAATGTTGTTGGCAAAACGATAGGTGAGTTGCGCATCCGGTTTATGACCAAAGCAGTAGTTTCACGCGTGGTGCACGATGGCGTTGCAGTTACTCCTAACCCTAAGACTTTATTGCTGAAAGGTGATTTTATAAAAGCTGTAGGGACCGAGGAAGCACTAAGAAATGTGGAGTTATTGATCGGTTCGCAAACAGAACAGGAAATTTCAATAGATGCAAAATACGATGTGCGATCAGTATTGGTTACCAATAAAGAAGTGGTGAATAAAACTATTGGGCAGATTAATTTGCTATATACTTATGGTGCAACCATCACCCGTATTCGCCGTGCAGGTATTAATATTGTTCCAAGTCCTGACTCGAAACTGCATTTTGGCGATAAGCTGGTAATTGCCAGTAGCCGTGCCAACATGGATATGGTTTCAAAAATATTTGGCAACGACCAGAAACGTTTATCCGACACCGATATTTTGCCGGTAGCTCTCGGAATTATTCTTGGAGTACTGGTTGGAAAAATCAGTATTGCAATGGGAACTTTTTCTTTCAGCCTGGGGCTTACCGGGGGAGTACTTATTGTGGCATTGGTACTAAGCCGTATTGGTAAAACCGGTCCCGTGCTATGGACTATGACAGGTGCCGCGAACCAGCTGGTTCGTCAGTTTGGTTTATTGCTGTTTTTGGCAGCGGTTGGAACAGGTGCCGGGCAAAAAATTGTGGAAACATTTAATCAATACGGAATTGAGCTGTTTTTGTGCGGGGGCGCCATTACCATTTTGCCAATGATTGCGGCAGGTATTTTCGGGAAGTATTTATTTAAGATGAATATTCTGACTCTTTTGGGAGCCATCAGTGGAAGTATGACAAGTACTCCCGGGCTGGCAGCTGCCGATTCTATGACCGACTCTAACGCGCACTCCATAGCCTATGCCACGGTTTATCCGGTGGCAATGGTACTGCTGATTATTTGTGTGCAGCTAATTACAATGTTTTTCTGA